One part of the Musa acuminata AAA Group cultivar baxijiao chromosome BXJ1-5, Cavendish_Baxijiao_AAA, whole genome shotgun sequence genome encodes these proteins:
- the LOC135674923 gene encoding protein LURP-one-related 8-like produces the protein MTKVHPNAAAAAVAELRRAEFPCAGGARATEAEVLTVWRKSLLFNGNGFTVYDSKGNLVFRVDNYSAGSRGEVVLMDAAGRPLLTIRRKKLSLGDHWLIYNGEEAVNPRFAVKKHAGLLHSKALARVTPCGSGAKSCLAYDIEGSYSHRCCAVYDDRRQQLAEIKRKESVHGITLGHDVFRLIVQPGLDASFAMAMVILLEQMFGSRGSLLKG, from the exons ATGACGAAGGTGCACCCcaacgcggcggcggcggcggtcgcGGAGCTGCGTAGGGCTGAGTTCCCCTGCGCCGGCGGGGCGAGGGCCACGGAGGCGGAGGTGCTCACCGTGTGGCGGAAGTCGCTCCTCTTCAACGGGAATGGGTTCACGGTGTACGACTCCAAGGGGAACTTGGTGTTTCGAGTCGATAACTACTCCGCGGGGAGTAGAGGTGAGGTCGTTCTCATGGACGCCGCCGGGAGGCCGCTGCTCACGATCCGGAGGAAG AAGCTTAGCCTCGGTGACCACTGGCTAATTTACAACGGCGAGGAGGCCGTCAATCCCCGGTTTGCCGTCAAGAAGCACGCAGGCCTCCTGCACTCCAAGGCACTGGCACGGGTGACCCCCTGCGGCTCCGGCGCCAAGTCGTGCCTTGCCTATGATATCGAGGGCTCCTACTCGCACCGCTGCTGCGCCGTCTACGACGACAGGCGGCAGCAGTTGGCGGAGATCAAGAGGAAGGAGTCTGTCCACGGCATCACCCTTGGCCACGACGTGTTCCGCCTGATCGTGCAGCCAGGTCTCGACGCATCCTTTGCCATGGCCATGGTGATACTCCTGGAGCAGATGTTTGGGTCTCGAGGATCCCTGCTCAAAGGTTAG